A single region of the Hoeflea prorocentri genome encodes:
- a CDS encoding nuclear transport factor 2 family protein, translating to MNTLALAAAAALTMAASASPSLAADTKDIVTSAMTELMINKNVNAIDTYFAEPYIQHNQSVPTGLDALKGLAGQVIADNPAFKYSMVRILADGDVGIAHGVYEGFGEMPLVAFDVFRVENGKIVEHWDNLSPIAADNPSGRSQTDGPVEVTDLDKTDANKTLVREFVETVLIGGAFDRLPDYFDGNNYIQHNSNIADGLDGLQEGLQALAKAGVTMRIAKVHEVYGEGNFVLVMSEGDISGKPMAFYDLFRVEGGKIAEHWDVIAPILPAAEAANSNGKF from the coding sequence ATGAATACACTTGCTCTCGCAGCCGCCGCTGCACTTACAATGGCAGCCTCAGCCAGCCCCTCGCTGGCCGCCGACACCAAGGACATCGTGACGTCAGCGATGACGGAGCTGATGATCAACAAGAATGTCAACGCCATCGACACCTATTTTGCCGAACCTTATATCCAGCACAACCAATCCGTTCCGACCGGTCTTGATGCGCTGAAAGGCTTGGCAGGCCAGGTTATCGCCGACAATCCGGCCTTCAAATACAGCATGGTCCGCATTCTGGCGGACGGCGATGTCGGCATCGCCCACGGAGTTTACGAGGGTTTCGGCGAGATGCCGCTTGTCGCCTTCGATGTCTTCCGCGTCGAAAACGGCAAGATCGTCGAACACTGGGACAATCTTTCGCCGATCGCCGCCGACAATCCGTCCGGACGGTCCCAGACCGATGGCCCGGTCGAGGTGACCGATCTCGACAAGACCGATGCCAACAAGACGCTCGTGAGGGAGTTTGTCGAAACGGTCCTGATCGGCGGAGCATTTGACCGGCTGCCGGACTATTTCGACGGCAACAATTACATCCAGCACAATTCCAACATCGCCGATGGTCTGGACGGTCTGCAGGAAGGCTTACAGGCACTCGCAAAGGCAGGTGTGACCATGAGGATCGCCAAGGTCCACGAGGTCTATGGCGAGGGCAATTTCGTGCTGGTCATGTCCGAGGGCGATATCAGCGGCAAACCGATGGCCTTCTATGACCTCTTCCGGGTTGAGGGCGGCAAGATCGCCGAGCACTGGGACGTTATCGCACCGATCCTGCCGGCCGCCGAGGCGGCAAACAGCAACGGGAAGTTCTAG
- a CDS encoding GDSL-type esterase/lipase family protein, producing MRDLRICFMGDSYINGSGDEDCLGWIGRLCKHRFTREFRLTFYDLGIRGATTDEIRGRWEQECKARFPDGADNRVVLQFGINDVAVITGAGRRVEEDASVANAEAIVSACAGLYPTLWVGVPPANVACSPMHPSEGMEIDFSQDTAIALNHRYIAMAEKLGVPYLDIQTPLLANGDYMESLTKGDRMHCDGSGYAITADLINDWPAWSKWFET from the coding sequence ATGCGGGACTTGCGCATCTGCTTTATGGGCGACAGCTATATCAACGGCTCCGGAGATGAAGACTGCCTCGGCTGGATCGGCCGGTTGTGCAAACATCGTTTCACGCGAGAGTTTCGCCTGACCTTCTATGACCTCGGCATTCGCGGTGCGACCACCGATGAGATACGCGGCCGCTGGGAGCAGGAATGCAAGGCCCGGTTTCCGGACGGCGCCGACAATCGTGTCGTCCTGCAGTTCGGCATCAATGATGTCGCCGTGATCACCGGCGCCGGCAGGCGTGTGGAGGAAGACGCGTCCGTCGCCAATGCCGAAGCAATTGTCAGCGCCTGCGCAGGCCTTTATCCGACGCTCTGGGTCGGCGTGCCGCCGGCAAATGTCGCCTGCTCGCCCATGCATCCGAGCGAGGGCATGGAAATCGATTTTTCACAGGATACGGCCATCGCCCTCAATCACCGCTATATCGCGATGGCCGAAAAACTCGGCGTGCCCTATCTCGACATCCAAACGCCGCTTCTGGCGAATGGCGACTATATGGAAAGCCTGACGAAGGGCGACCGGATGCACTGCGACGGATCGGGCTATGCGATCACCGCCGATCTGATCAATGACTGGCCAGCCTGGTCGAAATGGTTTGAGACGTAA
- a CDS encoding iron-containing alcohol dehydrogenase has translation MNLSANWTYPTSIRFGAGRIAEIGDACAAAGLNKPLLITDRGLAQMDITKRTLALMDEAGLGSAIFAEVDPNPTDANVEEGVRFFRDGGFDGVIAFGGGSGLDLAKTVAFMAGQTRPLWDFEDIGDWWTRAAPDAIAPIVAVPTTAGTGSEVGRAGVITNSQSHEKKIIFHPKMLPAIVIADPELTVGMPKFITAGTGLDAFAHCVEAYSSPHYHPMSQGIALEGMRLVKDYLPRAYEDGSNLEARAHMMSAAAMGSTAFQKGLGAIHALSHPIGAIYHTHHGTTNAVCMPAVLKFNADAIRGVFDRAAAYLDIEGGFDGFCDFVDTFNASFAIPGTLTELGVKDPDVDALTDAALRDPSTGGNPVKMTKENTRALFEALL, from the coding sequence ATGAACCTTTCCGCCAACTGGACCTACCCGACATCCATCCGTTTCGGCGCCGGGCGCATCGCTGAAATCGGCGATGCCTGTGCGGCGGCCGGTTTGAACAAGCCCCTGCTGATCACCGATCGTGGATTGGCGCAGATGGACATCACAAAGCGTACGCTGGCGCTGATGGACGAGGCCGGTCTTGGGTCGGCGATTTTCGCCGAGGTCGATCCGAACCCGACGGATGCAAATGTCGAAGAGGGCGTCCGTTTCTTCCGCGATGGCGGGTTCGACGGTGTAATTGCTTTTGGCGGCGGGTCGGGGCTCGATCTGGCGAAGACCGTTGCCTTCATGGCCGGGCAGACCCGCCCGCTATGGGATTTTGAAGATATCGGTGACTGGTGGACACGGGCCGCTCCCGACGCCATTGCTCCGATTGTGGCTGTGCCGACAACGGCCGGAACCGGTTCGGAGGTTGGCCGCGCCGGTGTCATCACCAATTCGCAAAGCCATGAAAAGAAAATCATCTTCCATCCGAAGATGCTTCCCGCCATCGTCATCGCCGATCCCGAGCTGACGGTCGGCATGCCGAAATTCATCACTGCCGGAACCGGGCTCGATGCCTTTGCGCACTGCGTGGAGGCCTATTCCTCGCCGCACTATCATCCGATGAGCCAGGGGATCGCGCTCGAAGGCATGCGTCTTGTGAAGGACTATCTGCCGCGCGCCTATGAAGACGGAAGCAACCTTGAGGCCCGGGCCCATATGATGAGCGCCGCTGCGATGGGATCAACGGCGTTTCAAAAGGGCCTCGGTGCGATCCATGCCCTCAGTCACCCGATCGGCGCGATCTATCACACGCATCACGGCACCACCAATGCTGTCTGCATGCCGGCGGTCCTGAAGTTCAACGCCGATGCCATCCGCGGAGTCTTTGACCGGGCGGCCGCCTATCTCGACATCGAAGGCGGCTTTGACGGCTTTTGCGATTTTGTCGATACGTTCAACGCCTCCTTCGCCATTCCCGGGACCTTGACCGAACTGGGCGTGAAGGATCCGGATGTTGATGCTCTTACGGACGCTGCGCTTCGCGATCCGAGCACTGGCGGCAATCCGGTCAAGATGACAAAGGAAAATACGCGCGCGCTCTTTGAGGCTCTTCTCTAG
- a CDS encoding aldehyde dehydrogenase family protein: MSKTIQCISPIDGTVYAERTPLTPEEARAVVGKAKAAQAEWASRPLAERIDCVMKAVAFIGETTDRMVDELARQMGRPVRYGGEFGGFEERAHYMASIAEDALAPIVIEGSEAFLRKIEREPHGTVLVVAPWNYPYMTAINTVAPALIAGNTVVLKHASQTILVGEHLADAFRAAGVPDGVFTNVVLDHETTSMLIAERSFGFVNFTGSVGGGKAMEKAAAGTFTVVSTELGGKDPGYVRADADLDAAVDTLIDGAMFNSGQCCCGIERIYVHESLYDAFVEKAVALVQTYRLGNPLEKDTTIGPMANRRFADEVRAQIKEAVAAGAVTHIEKMAGDDGGTYLTPQILTNVDHSMRIMRDETFGPAVGIMPVRDDDEAVRLMNDSPFGLTCSLWTNDTDKALEIGRRLETGTVFMNRCDYLDPALCWTGCKDTGSGGGLSIIGFHNLTRPKSYHLKKIDP; this comes from the coding sequence ATGTCAAAGACGATCCAGTGTATCTCGCCGATTGACGGTACCGTTTATGCCGAAAGAACACCCCTGACGCCTGAAGAAGCGCGCGCCGTCGTTGGGAAAGCAAAGGCGGCGCAGGCTGAGTGGGCCTCACGTCCGCTCGCCGAGCGCATCGACTGTGTGATGAAGGCCGTTGCCTTTATCGGTGAGACGACGGACCGCATGGTTGATGAGCTTGCCCGCCAGATGGGACGGCCCGTGCGCTATGGCGGTGAGTTCGGCGGTTTTGAAGAGCGCGCCCACTACATGGCGTCCATCGCCGAAGACGCGCTCGCCCCGATTGTCATCGAGGGTTCGGAGGCCTTCCTGCGCAAGATCGAGCGTGAGCCGCATGGCACGGTGCTCGTCGTCGCCCCATGGAACTACCCCTATATGACGGCGATCAATACCGTCGCCCCGGCGCTGATTGCCGGCAACACGGTGGTTCTCAAACACGCGTCCCAGACCATATTGGTCGGTGAACATCTTGCCGACGCTTTTAGAGCGGCTGGCGTTCCCGACGGCGTCTTCACCAATGTTGTGCTCGACCATGAGACAACGTCGATGCTGATTGCCGAGCGCAGTTTCGGCTTTGTCAATTTCACCGGATCGGTCGGCGGCGGCAAGGCGATGGAGAAAGCGGCCGCCGGCACGTTCACCGTTGTCTCGACCGAGTTGGGCGGCAAGGACCCCGGCTATGTGCGCGCCGATGCCGATCTCGACGCCGCCGTGGACACGCTGATCGACGGCGCGATGTTCAATTCCGGCCAGTGCTGCTGCGGGATCGAGCGCATCTATGTTCATGAGAGCCTTTACGACGCCTTTGTCGAAAAGGCAGTGGCCCTTGTTCAAACCTACCGTCTTGGAAATCCGCTGGAGAAGGACACGACCATCGGCCCGATGGCCAATCGACGCTTTGCCGATGAAGTGAGGGCGCAGATCAAAGAGGCCGTGGCGGCGGGTGCGGTCACCCATATCGAAAAAATGGCGGGGGATGACGGCGGCACCTATCTGACCCCGCAAATCCTCACCAATGTCGACCATTCCATGCGCATTATGCGCGATGAAACCTTCGGCCCGGCTGTCGGCATCATGCCGGTCAGGGATGATGACGAAGCGGTCAGACTGATGAATGACAGTCCGTTCGGCTTGACCTGCTCGCTCTGGACCAATGACACGGACAAGGCGCTGGAGATTGGCCGGCGGCTTGAAACCGGCACGGTCTTCATGAACCGGTGCGATTATCTCGATCCGGCCCTGTGCTGGACCGGCTGCAAGGACACAGGCAGCGGCGGCGGCCTGTCCATTATCGGTTTCCACAATCTGACAAGACCCAAATCCTACCATTTGAAGAAGATCGACCCATGA
- a CDS encoding glutamine synthetase family protein: MSGPLSFEELKELAANGSIDTVLVCLVDMQGRLMGKRFHISSFLENGFEETHCCNYLLATDLEMATPEGYAAASWREGYGDYVMKPDLSTLRLMPWLEGTAMVLCDVLDHHTHEPVPHAPRQILKEQIKRAEDAGLTPMMATELEFFLFEKPLDELRREGYRDLTPISGYNEDYHILQTTKEEHVMRPLRNHLAAAGIPVENSKGEAEAGQEELNIRYSNALACADHHTIAKHATKEIAWQQGRSATFLPKWHHDRVGSASHVHMSLWADGRNVFHDADGEHGMSATMKNFLAGLIAYASDCTWFFAPYINSYKRFAKGTFAPTKSAWSVDNRTAGFRLCGADTSAVRVECRIPGSDMNPYLAQAALIAAGLRGIEEKLELVPAATGDMYGNESVPDIPSTLRAATQSLRDSKMLREAMGDYVVEHYTRCAEWEQEEFDRIVTDWEIARGFEKA; encoded by the coding sequence ATGTCAGGCCCATTGAGCTTTGAAGAATTGAAAGAACTGGCGGCAAACGGGTCCATCGACACCGTGCTCGTGTGTCTGGTGGATATGCAGGGCCGGCTGATGGGCAAGCGTTTCCACATATCGAGCTTTCTCGAAAACGGTTTTGAGGAAACCCATTGTTGCAACTATTTGCTGGCAACGGACCTCGAAATGGCAACGCCCGAAGGTTACGCCGCGGCAAGCTGGCGCGAGGGCTATGGCGACTATGTCATGAAGCCGGACCTTTCCACCTTGCGGCTGATGCCGTGGCTCGAAGGCACAGCCATGGTGCTGTGTGACGTTCTCGACCATCACACCCATGAGCCGGTGCCGCATGCGCCAAGACAGATCCTGAAGGAACAGATCAAACGCGCCGAAGACGCTGGCCTGACACCGATGATGGCGACGGAGCTGGAATTCTTCCTGTTTGAAAAACCGCTCGACGAATTGCGTCGCGAGGGCTACCGCGACCTGACACCGATCAGCGGCTACAACGAGGATTATCATATCCTCCAGACGACCAAGGAAGAGCATGTCATGCGTCCGCTGCGCAATCACCTGGCGGCGGCGGGCATTCCGGTCGAAAATTCCAAGGGGGAAGCCGAAGCGGGGCAGGAAGAGTTGAATATCCGGTATTCAAACGCGCTCGCCTGCGCCGATCACCACACGATCGCCAAACATGCCACCAAGGAAATTGCCTGGCAGCAGGGCCGTTCGGCAACCTTCCTGCCGAAATGGCACCACGACCGCGTCGGCAGCGCCAGCCATGTGCACATGTCCCTATGGGCTGATGGCCGCAATGTGTTTCACGACGCCGACGGCGAGCATGGTATGTCCGCAACGATGAAAAACTTCCTCGCCGGTCTCATCGCCTATGCGTCCGACTGCACCTGGTTTTTCGCGCCCTATATCAATTCCTACAAGCGCTTTGCCAAAGGCACCTTCGCGCCGACGAAATCCGCCTGGTCCGTCGACAATCGCACAGCCGGCTTTCGCCTGTGCGGCGCCGATACCTCGGCTGTGCGCGTCGAGTGCCGTATTCCGGGATCGGACATGAACCCCTATCTTGCCCAGGCCGCGCTGATTGCGGCGGGTCTGAGAGGTATTGAGGAAAAGCTTGAGCTTGTGCCTGCCGCGACGGGCGACATGTATGGCAATGAGTCCGTTCCGGATATCCCAAGCACGCTGCGCGCGGCGACACAAAGCCTGCGCGATTCCAAGATGCTGCGTGAGGCGATGGGCGATTACGTGGTCGAACACTATACACGCTGCGCCGAGTGGGAGCAGGAAGAGTTCGACCGCATCGTGACCGATTGGGAAATCGCCCGCGGTTTTGAAAAGGCGTAA
- a CDS encoding TRAP transporter substrate-binding protein, translating to MTTRRNFIKGAAVAAPAAALATPALAQSTIKWRMQTYAGAALAEHVVKPAIDTFNKIAGERMQIELFFADQLVPTGELFQAMQRGTIDAVQSDDDSMASPTEVTVFGGYFPFGCRYSLDVPVLFNQYGLKEIWDGEYAKVGVKHISAGAWDPCHFATKDPINSLADLKGKRVFTFPTAGRFLSQFGVIPVTLPWEDIEVAVQTGELDGIAWSGITEDYTVGWADVTDYFLTNNISGAWIGHFFANMERWNELPEDLQALMMVCMEQSHYYRQWWYWGGEANLRVNGTKMKLTSIPDAEWAQVEAAAVTFWDEIAAESETKAKIVEIFRQYNADMQKAGRPYRYS from the coding sequence ATGACCACAAGACGCAACTTTATCAAGGGCGCCGCCGTTGCCGCGCCTGCCGCCGCGCTGGCAACGCCCGCGCTCGCCCAGTCGACCATCAAGTGGCGCATGCAGACCTATGCCGGAGCGGCGCTTGCCGAACATGTCGTGAAGCCGGCCATCGACACATTCAACAAGATTGCCGGCGAGCGGATGCAGATCGAACTGTTCTTCGCCGACCAGCTCGTCCCGACCGGCGAGCTTTTTCAGGCCATGCAGCGCGGCACGATCGATGCCGTGCAGTCCGATGACGATTCCATGGCATCGCCCACCGAGGTGACCGTTTTCGGCGGCTATTTCCCGTTTGGATGCCGTTATTCGCTGGATGTGCCGGTGCTCTTCAACCAGTATGGTCTGAAGGAAATCTGGGACGGCGAATATGCCAAGGTCGGCGTCAAGCATATCTCGGCCGGCGCCTGGGATCCGTGCCACTTCGCTACCAAGGACCCGATCAACTCGCTGGCCGACCTTAAGGGCAAGAGGGTCTTCACCTTCCCGACAGCCGGCCGCTTCCTGTCGCAGTTCGGTGTCATCCCCGTGACGCTTCCCTGGGAAGATATCGAGGTCGCCGTCCAGACCGGTGAACTCGATGGCATTGCCTGGTCGGGCATCACCGAGGACTACACGGTCGGATGGGCCGATGTGACCGATTACTTCCTGACCAACAACATCTCCGGTGCCTGGATCGGGCACTTCTTCGCCAATATGGAGCGTTGGAACGAACTGCCGGAAGACCTGCAGGCGCTGATGATGGTTTGCATGGAGCAGAGCCACTACTATCGTCAGTGGTGGTACTGGGGCGGTGAAGCCAATCTGCGCGTCAACGGCACGAAGATGAAGCTGACCTCCATTCCGGATGCCGAGTGGGCTCAGGTCGAAGCGGCAGCCGTGACGTTCTGGGATGAAATCGCGGCCGAATCCGAAACCAAGGCCAAGATCGTCGAGATCTTCCGCCAGTATAATGCCGACATGCAGAAGGCCGGGCGTCCCTATCGCTACAGCTGA
- a CDS encoding TRAP transporter large permease, whose amino-acid sequence MSYEMIALLMFAAMMLLLFSGQRVFGAIGFVAVIAALVLWGERGGFDIAFSQSIKLMRWYPLLTVPMFVFMGYILSESRIADDLYRMFHVWMGGLRGGLAIGTIGLMVLISAMNGLSVAGMAIGATIALPELLRRGYDKRMVTGVVQAGSSLGILVPPSVVLVLYAMIARQPVGQLWLAGVIPGLMMAAMFIVYIAVRCRINPELGPVLSKEERNLPLREKYALLLAGLLPLGVFFAMMIPFVNGWTSLVESSAIGAITAFIAAVLKRRMTWDVFETSVRKTLGITCMFMWIILAALAFGAVFDGLGAVKAIESLFTERLGLSPWMILILMQLSFILMGTFLDDTAMLVIVAPLYIPLVGALEFDLIWYGVLYTITTQIAYMTPPFGYNLFLMRAMSPPEISLGDIYRSIIPFVAVMVLALVTVMVFPQIALWLPQTVYGN is encoded by the coding sequence ATGTCCTATGAGATGATTGCCCTGCTCATGTTTGCCGCGATGATGCTGCTCCTGTTCAGCGGCCAGCGTGTGTTCGGCGCCATCGGTTTTGTCGCGGTCATTGCCGCACTTGTCCTTTGGGGCGAACGTGGCGGCTTTGACATCGCCTTCTCCCAGAGCATCAAGCTGATGCGCTGGTATCCGCTGCTGACCGTCCCGATGTTCGTGTTCATGGGCTACATCCTGTCCGAAAGCCGGATTGCGGACGATCTTTATCGCATGTTCCATGTCTGGATGGGCGGGTTGCGCGGCGGCCTCGCGATCGGAACCATCGGCCTGATGGTCCTCATCTCGGCCATGAACGGGCTTTCGGTGGCCGGAATGGCCATCGGCGCGACAATCGCGCTGCCTGAGCTTTTGCGCCGCGGTTATGACAAGCGCATGGTGACCGGCGTGGTTCAGGCCGGCAGTTCGCTCGGAATCCTGGTTCCGCCATCCGTGGTGCTCGTTCTTTATGCGATGATCGCGCGCCAGCCGGTCGGCCAACTCTGGCTCGCCGGGGTGATCCCCGGTCTGATGATGGCCGCGATGTTTATCGTCTACATCGCCGTGCGTTGCCGCATCAACCCGGAGCTGGGGCCGGTCCTGTCGAAGGAAGAACGCAATCTGCCCCTGCGCGAGAAATACGCCCTGCTTCTGGCGGGCCTGCTTCCGCTCGGCGTGTTTTTTGCGATGATGATCCCGTTTGTCAACGGCTGGACGTCGCTTGTCGAAAGTTCGGCCATCGGCGCGATCACCGCATTCATCGCCGCTGTTCTCAAGCGCCGGATGACCTGGGACGTCTTCGAGACATCGGTGCGCAAGACCCTCGGCATTACCTGCATGTTCATGTGGATCATTCTGGCCGCGCTCGCCTTCGGCGCAGTCTTTGACGGGCTCGGTGCGGTGAAGGCCATCGAGAGCCTGTTTACAGAAAGGCTCGGCCTTTCGCCCTGGATGATCCTTATCCTGATGCAGCTCAGCTTCATCCTGATGGGCACCTTTCTCGATGATACGGCGATGCTCGTCATTGTCGCCCCGCTGTACATTCCGCTGGTCGGCGCGCTCGAATTCGATCTCATCTGGTATGGCGTGCTTTACACCATCACCACGCAGATCGCCTATATGACGCCGCCCTTCGGCTACAATCTCTTTCTCATGCGGGCCATGTCTCCACCGGAGATCAGCCTGGGCGATATCTACCGATCCATCATTCCGTTTGTTGCCGTCATGGTGCTGGCGCTGGTGACCGTCATGGTCTTCCCGCAGATCGCACTGTGGCTGCCGCAAACGGTCTACGGAAACTAG
- a CDS encoding TRAP transporter small permease subunit, with amino-acid sequence MRGFIAAVDAVNRRLGRAAMYIIFVMMAVLLWSTISKASSQPSLWTLEVAQFCMIAYFFIGGPYAIQMGSHVRMDLFYDNWSVRRKAITDALTVFCLMVYLVVLLWGGISSTAYSLGYFGSEPLGFFADLMFGDGQVGTMERSRTIWRPYLWPIKTLMCLGILLMLLQAMSELCKDILRLRGEEV; translated from the coding sequence ATGCGTGGTTTCATAGCGGCCGTCGATGCCGTCAACCGGCGCCTCGGGCGGGCGGCGATGTATATCATCTTCGTCATGATGGCGGTGCTGCTCTGGTCCACGATCAGCAAGGCCTCGAGCCAGCCCTCCCTGTGGACACTGGAAGTCGCCCAGTTCTGCATGATCGCTTATTTCTTTATCGGCGGTCCCTATGCAATCCAGATGGGCTCCCATGTCCGCATGGATCTTTTTTATGACAACTGGTCCGTCAGGCGCAAAGCGATCACCGACGCACTGACCGTCTTCTGCCTCATGGTCTATCTCGTTGTGCTGTTATGGGGCGGCATCAGCTCCACCGCCTATTCGCTTGGATATTTTGGGTCAGAACCGCTCGGCTTTTTTGCCGATCTGATGTTCGGAGATGGGCAGGTCGGAACGATGGAGCGAAGCCGCACCATCTGGCGGCCCTATCTGTGGCCGATCAAGACGCTCATGTGTCTCGGCATTCTTCTCATGCTCCTTCAGGCCATGTCCGAATTATGCAAGGACATCCTGCGCCTTCGCGGTGAGGAGGTCTGA
- a CDS encoding N-formylglutamate amidohydrolase yields MVQLAIKETDQPVARVVNATGDHPVVLICEHASSHIPAAFGGLGLSGEALSSHIAWDPGALETAERLSALLKAPLVHGQVSRLIYDCNRPPEAPGAMPEKSEIYDIPGNRGLDGAERARRVETYYRPFEKLVEETLKGRSGTPVLVTIHSFTPVFDGKKRSVEIGILHDADTRLADALLSVPINYKVQRNQPYGPADGVTHTLQRHALPGGLLNVMIEIRNDLIATPEDCAAVAQTLSSWLERALAELGVSQVGGAVR; encoded by the coding sequence TTGGTTCAGCTTGCTATCAAAGAAACCGATCAGCCGGTGGCCCGGGTTGTGAATGCAACGGGCGATCATCCGGTTGTTCTGATCTGCGAACATGCAAGCAGCCATATTCCGGCCGCCTTCGGCGGGCTTGGGCTCTCCGGGGAGGCGCTTTCAAGTCACATCGCCTGGGATCCGGGGGCTTTGGAGACAGCGGAACGGCTCTCCGCGCTGCTCAAGGCGCCGCTTGTGCATGGTCAGGTTTCGCGCCTGATCTACGATTGCAACAGGCCGCCCGAGGCGCCTGGGGCCATGCCGGAAAAAAGCGAGATTTACGATATTCCCGGCAATCGCGGCCTTGACGGGGCCGAGCGCGCCCGGCGTGTCGAAACCTATTACCGGCCCTTTGAAAAACTGGTCGAGGAGACGCTGAAGGGGCGGTCGGGTACACCGGTCCTCGTGACCATTCACAGCTTCACACCGGTTTTCGACGGCAAGAAAAGATCGGTGGAGATCGGCATTCTTCATGATGCTGACACCCGACTGGCGGACGCGCTGCTTAGCGTGCCGATCAACTATAAGGTCCAGCGCAACCAGCCCTACGGACCTGCCGATGGTGTGACCCATACGCTGCAGCGCCATGCGCTGCCGGGCGGTCTGCTCAATGTAATGATCGAGATCCGCAACGACCTGATTGCGACGCCTGAGGATTGTGCAGCCGTGGCGCAGACTTTGTCGTCCTGGCTTGAGCGCGCGCTTGCAGAACTTGGGGTTTCTCAAGTCGGAGGTGCTGTGCGGTGA
- a CDS encoding MurR/RpiR family transcriptional regulator, with amino-acid sequence MTIAERLRDRAEQLTRSERQLSDVVLQNYPVSGLGTITSLAEAADVSTPTVARLVQKLGFSGFPDFQRSLRAELDEKISSPLTKRERWVDDAPDAHILNRFTKAVIDNIGQSMAKVDPADFDKACSLLSDEKRRVFVVGGRITRTLADYFFLHLQVIRDKVVHIPSNSNAWPHYLLDFEPGDVVVIFDVRRYENSTLRLAEMAGERGVEIVLFSDQWGSPIAQHASVCFTNHIAAPSAWDSNITTMLIAEIVISEVQERNWDTTRPRMEALEEMFDRTRFFRKF; translated from the coding sequence ATGACCATTGCGGAAAGGCTGCGGGACCGCGCCGAGCAACTGACACGATCGGAGCGCCAGCTCAGCGATGTCGTCTTGCAGAACTACCCGGTCTCAGGTCTTGGGACGATCACCTCGCTCGCAGAAGCGGCCGATGTATCGACGCCAACGGTGGCACGGCTTGTGCAGAAACTCGGATTCTCCGGCTTTCCCGACTTTCAGCGTTCATTACGCGCCGAACTTGACGAAAAGATCTCCAGCCCGCTGACCAAGCGCGAGCGGTGGGTAGACGATGCGCCCGACGCCCATATCCTCAACCGCTTCACCAAGGCGGTGATCGACAATATCGGCCAGTCAATGGCGAAGGTCGACCCGGCGGATTTCGACAAGGCCTGCTCGCTCTTGAGTGATGAAAAACGCAGGGTCTTCGTGGTGGGCGGACGCATCACCCGAACCCTTGCGGACTATTTCTTCCTGCACCTTCAGGTCATACGCGACAAGGTCGTACATATCCCTTCCAACTCAAATGCATGGCCGCACTATCTGCTCGACTTCGAGCCCGGCGACGTTGTCGTGATCTTCGATGTCAGGCGCTATGAAAACAGCACGTTGAGACTGGCGGAAATGGCCGGTGAGCGCGGTGTCGAGATCGTACTGTTCTCCGACCAGTGGGGTTCGCCCATCGCCCAGCATGCCAGCGTGTGTTTCACGAACCACATCGCAGCGCCCTCGGCCTGGGATTCAAACATCACCACCATGCTGATTGCGGAAATCGTCATCTCGGAAGTTCAGGAACGCAATTGGGATACGACGCGGCCGCGCATGGAAGCGCTTGAGGAGATGTTCGACCGTACCCGCTTTTTCCGCAAGTTCTGA